A window of the Clupea harengus chromosome 8, Ch_v2.0.2, whole genome shotgun sequence genome harbors these coding sequences:
- the nrgna gene encoding neurogranin (protein kinase C substrate, RC3) a: MDCRNQGCTQPPDEDIMDIPLDDPAANKAAAKIQAGFRGHMTRKKMKDEKPREEKQRERK, from the exons ATGGATTGTCGGAAC CAAGGGTGCACCCAGCCGCCAGATGAGGACATCATGGACATCCCACTGGATGACCCGGCTGCAAATAAAGCAGCCGCCAAGATCCAAGCAGGCTTTCGTGGTCATATGACcagaaagaaaatgaaggaTGAAAAGCCCAGAGAAGAG AAACAACGGGAACGCaagtaa
- the hepacamb gene encoding hepatic and glial cell adhesion molecule b: MKTEREAFSRALAVPSLLLIWCLVVTFQSGEVQAVNITTLGSLIRGITGGEALLSVRYASVSLDPPVIKWQLKKDKPITVVQSIGTEIIGNLRPEYRDRILVFENGTLLLHNLRLSDEGTYEVEISITDDTFTGEGSIDLTVDEPISRPYVQVESSTVLELTEHFTLNCSHDTGTKTVYSWFKGDKLLFSNESRLVLSPDQKVLTIVRVLMVDDDIYSCHVENPIGTMKSMPIKLTVYKRSSLYIILSTGGIFLLITLVTVCACWKPTKKSERQRKNLKKRAQNLQKHLIDHDEDKIENEVIPKMTDHERRNQVSLYILKEKESVTSDPGSTCTVCITSNGSNTSSYNGSVPPSSHSPEPPARSSRRYPRTPTNSPPAQHRKRQGQSPPAVPSPARSRSSSRSQRTPRGSPLASHQPKDKAEPASEPNTSTTT; encoded by the exons atgaagacagagagagaggcgttCTCCAGAGCATTAGCTGTTCCTTCGCTTCTGCTCATCTGGTGTCTGGTTGTCACTTTCCAATCAG GGGAAGTTCAGGCAGTGAACATCACCACTCTGGGCTCCCTCATACGGGGCATAACGGGAGGAGAGGCCCTGCTGTCAGTCCGCTATGCCAGCGTCAGCCTAGACCCTCCTGTCATCAAGTGGCAACTGAAGAAGGACAAGCCCATCACGGTGGTGCAGTCCATCGGCACGGAGATCATTGGCAACCTGCGGCCCGAGTACCGGGACCGCATCCTGGTGTTTGAGAACGGCACCCTCCTCCTTCACAACCTGAGGCTGTCAGACGAGGGCACCTATGAGGTGGAGATCTCCATCACAGACGACACTTTCACAGGGGAGGGAAGCATCGACCTCACAGTGGACG AGCCTATCTCCAGGCCTTATGTACAGGTGGAATCCTCCACAGTTCTTGAGTTGACAGAACACTTCACCCTCAACTGCAGCCATGATACAGGGACCAAAACTGTGTACAGCTGGTTCAAGGGGGATAAACTACTTTTTTCCAATGAGTCACGACTGGTGCTGTCACCTGACCAGAAGGTCTTGACCATCGTCCGGGTTTTGATGGTGGACGATGACATCTACAGCTGCCATGTCGAGAACCCCATTGGCACCATGAAGAGCATGCCAATCAAACTCACAGTCTACA AAAGGAGTTCTCTCTACATAATTCTGTCCACAGGGGGGATTTTTCTCCTCATAACccttgtgactgtgtgtgcctgctggaAACCCACCAAAAA ATCTGAACGACAAAGAAAAAATTTGAAGAAAAGAGCACAGAATCTTCAGAAACATCTGATTGATCATGATGAAGACAAGATTGAAA ATGAGGTCATTCCTAAAATGACTGATCATGAGCGTAGGAACCAAGTCTCACTCTACATCCTGAAAGAGAAG GAATCTGTTACCAGTGATCCAGGATCTACATGCACAGTTTGCATCACCTCCAATGGAAGCAACACCTCCAGCTATAACGGCTCCGTGCCCCCGTCCTCACATTCTCCGGAACCACCGGCTCGCTCCTCTCGCAGGTACCCCCGCACCCCGACCAACTCGCCCCCTGCACAACACCGCAAGAGGCAGGGACAGAGCCCCCCCGCCGTGCCCTCCCCTGCACGGAGCCGCAGCTCCAGCCGCTCCCAGAGGACCCCGAGGGGATCACCTCTCGCATCTCACCAGCCCAAGGACAAAGCTGAGCCTGCATCAGAGCCCAACACCTCCACAACAACCTGA